The Amycolatopsis sp. 195334CR genome window below encodes:
- the vanX gene encoding D-Ala-D-Ala dipeptidase VanX, with product MNEDFAFVDEVVAGMRWDAKYATWDNFTGKPVDGYAVNRIVGTKVLCGALANAREKAASLGFGLLLWDGYRPQRAVDCFVRWARQPEDGRTKLRHYPHIDRAEMFEKGYVARKSGHSRGSTVDLTLYHLDTGELAPMGGDHDLMDSISHHGAPGVARVEAENRQHLRSVMEDCGFRAYEREWWHYVLKDEPYPDTYFDFPIV from the coding sequence ATGAACGAGGATTTTGCTTTCGTGGACGAGGTCGTGGCCGGAATGCGTTGGGACGCCAAGTACGCCACCTGGGACAACTTCACCGGCAAGCCCGTCGACGGCTACGCGGTGAACCGGATCGTCGGCACGAAGGTACTGTGCGGCGCCTTGGCGAACGCGCGGGAAAAGGCCGCTTCCCTCGGTTTCGGCCTGCTGCTCTGGGACGGTTACCGCCCGCAACGGGCCGTGGACTGCTTCGTGCGCTGGGCGCGACAGCCGGAGGACGGCCGGACGAAGCTGCGGCACTACCCGCACATCGACCGGGCCGAGATGTTCGAAAAGGGGTACGTGGCGAGGAAGTCGGGGCACAGCCGGGGAAGCACGGTCGACCTGACCCTCTACCACCTGGACACCGGTGAACTCGCGCCCATGGGCGGTGACCACGACCTGATGGATTCGATCTCCCACCACGGCGCGCCCGGGGTCGCGCGGGTGGAGGCGGAGAACCGGCAGCACCTCCGGTCGGTCATGGAGGACTGCGGTTTCCGCGCCTACGAGCGCGAGTGGTGGCACTACGTGCTGAAGGACGAGCCCTATCCGGACACCTACTTCGACTTCCCCATCGTCTAG
- a CDS encoding glycosyltransferase, which produces MKAPRVVVAGGHSAGHIEPTMNFADALRLLAPTAEITALGTVRGLDTTLIPARGYPLELIPPVPLPRRLNRAALETPGRLRDAVLAAGAVLDRVRAEVVVGFGGYVAAPAYLAARRQRLPIVVHEANARPGVANRLAVRLTPHVFTATPAVPLANATAIGIPLRPSITGLDRPALRDAARRRFGLRPDGPVLMVTGGSQGAVTINTAVSGAAPALRAAGVQVLHITGPRHTVEVPDGDPPYVVVPYVDEMRYAYAAADFAICRSGAMTCAELAAVGLPAVYVPLPDRGGEQRLNAEPVVAAGGALLLDDGDLDPAWLERTLIPLLTDPGRIAAMSARASATGAPDAGAVLARHALTVVAERRRTTS; this is translated from the coding sequence GTGAAAGCACCGCGTGTCGTGGTGGCCGGCGGGCATTCGGCCGGACACATCGAGCCCACGATGAACTTCGCCGACGCCCTGCGCCTGCTGGCGCCCACGGCCGAGATCACCGCACTCGGCACCGTCCGCGGCCTGGACACCACGCTCATCCCGGCCCGCGGTTACCCGCTCGAACTCATCCCGCCGGTCCCGTTGCCACGCAGGCTGAACCGGGCCGCGCTGGAGACGCCGGGCAGGCTTCGCGACGCGGTGCTGGCGGCCGGGGCGGTGCTCGACCGCGTGCGGGCCGAAGTCGTGGTGGGCTTCGGCGGCTACGTCGCCGCTCCCGCCTACCTCGCCGCGCGCAGGCAGCGCCTGCCGATCGTGGTCCACGAGGCGAACGCCCGGCCGGGCGTGGCCAACCGGCTGGCGGTCCGGCTGACGCCCCACGTGTTCACCGCCACGCCGGCCGTTCCGCTGGCGAACGCCACGGCCATCGGGATCCCGCTGCGGCCGTCGATCACCGGGCTCGACCGGCCCGCGCTGCGCGACGCCGCCCGGCGGCGGTTCGGCCTGCGCCCCGACGGGCCGGTGCTGATGGTCACCGGCGGTTCGCAGGGGGCCGTGACGATCAACACCGCGGTGTCCGGTGCGGCTCCGGCGTTGCGAGCGGCGGGCGTGCAGGTGCTGCACATCACCGGGCCGCGGCACACCGTCGAGGTGCCGGACGGCGACCCGCCCTACGTGGTCGTTCCCTACGTCGACGAGATGCGGTACGCCTACGCCGCCGCCGACTTCGCGATCTGCCGGTCGGGGGCGATGACGTGCGCCGAACTGGCCGCCGTCGGCCTGCCCGCCGTGTACGTTCCGCTGCCGGATCGCGGTGGTGAGCAGCGGCTGAACGCCGAGCCGGTGGTCGCGGCCGGCGGGGCGCTGCTCCTCGACGACGGCGACCTCGACCCGGCGTGGCTGGAGCGCACCCTGATCCCGCTGCTCACCGACCCCGGACGGATCGCGGCGATGTCGGCCCGCGCGTCGGCGACCGGCGCGCCGGACGCGGGCGCCGTCCTGGCCCGGCACGCGCTCACCGTGGTCGCCGAGCGCCGCCGGACCACCTCATGA
- a CDS encoding GNAT family N-acetyltransferase has protein sequence MRIRPAHVSDAAAVGELLHQLGYPPDDTTATAARIGRWDQDPAGAAYVADAGGDLLGVIAVYSCPFFERAGSWGRIVALVVAERARGRGVGSELVTAAELFAASRGCVRIEVTSADRRQHAHAFYRNRGYTDQTGRSTRFVRELHTPGLSTTSDVARLGGRG, from the coding sequence ATGCGGATACGACCGGCACACGTCAGCGACGCCGCGGCCGTCGGCGAGCTGCTGCACCAGCTGGGGTACCCACCGGACGACACGACCGCCACGGCGGCCAGGATCGGCCGCTGGGACCAGGATCCGGCGGGCGCGGCCTACGTGGCCGATGCCGGCGGCGACCTGCTCGGCGTGATCGCGGTGTACAGCTGCCCGTTCTTCGAGCGCGCCGGCAGCTGGGGCCGGATCGTGGCGCTGGTCGTCGCCGAGCGGGCACGGGGGCGCGGCGTCGGCAGTGAACTGGTGACCGCGGCGGAGTTGTTCGCCGCGAGCCGGGGGTGCGTGCGCATAGAGGTCACCAGCGCGGACCGCCGTCAGCACGCGCACGCGTTCTACCGGAACCGCGGGTACACCGACCAGACCGGGCGGTCGACCCGGTTCGTGCGCGAGCTGCACACCCCCGGCCTCAGTACCACTTCCGACGTGGCCCGGCTGGGAGGGCGGGGGTGA
- a CDS encoding HAMP domain-containing sensor histidine kinase, with translation MSVRLKLTLSYAGLLMFAGTLLLAVVWVFLLRYVPEVVADGPPRRPGSGPAQPHVPDRSDLLEAFVPKAIAMLAFLLLFSLVGGWLLAGSMLAPLTRITNATRLAANGSLSHRIQLEGRADEFRELADAFDTMLARLEAHNAEQQRFAANASHELRTPLAITQTLLDVARKEPPRDTGELVDRLQHVNTRAIDLTEALLVLSRAHQRTFAQEPVDLSLAAEEAAETLLPLAESHGITIETSGEQAPTTGSPALLLQVTTNLLHNAIVHNLPEQGTVWVTTGVHAGKAVLTVENTGQPVSAKMASTLVEPFQRGTQRVRTDHAGVGLGLAIVQSITRAHDGTLTLTPRSGGGLHVTVRLPAAGAQRS, from the coding sequence ATGAGCGTTCGCCTCAAGCTCACCCTCAGCTACGCCGGGCTCCTCATGTTCGCCGGTACCCTGCTGCTCGCCGTCGTGTGGGTGTTCCTGCTGCGTTACGTGCCCGAGGTGGTCGCCGACGGACCTCCTCGCCGCCCGGGCTCCGGGCCCGCCCAGCCCCACGTGCCGGACCGCTCCGACCTGCTGGAAGCCTTCGTCCCGAAGGCGATCGCGATGCTGGCGTTCCTGCTGCTGTTCAGCCTGGTGGGCGGCTGGCTGCTGGCGGGCAGCATGCTCGCGCCGCTGACCCGCATCACCAACGCCACCCGCCTGGCCGCGAACGGCTCGCTCTCGCACCGGATCCAGCTGGAGGGCCGCGCGGACGAGTTCCGCGAACTCGCCGACGCCTTCGACACCATGCTCGCCCGGCTCGAAGCACACAACGCCGAACAGCAGCGGTTCGCCGCCAACGCCTCGCACGAACTGCGCACCCCGCTGGCGATCACGCAGACCCTGCTCGACGTGGCCCGCAAGGAACCGCCCCGCGACACCGGCGAACTCGTCGACCGCCTCCAGCACGTCAACACCAGGGCGATCGACCTCACCGAGGCGCTGCTCGTGCTCAGCCGCGCCCACCAGCGAACCTTCGCCCAGGAGCCGGTCGACCTGTCGCTGGCCGCCGAGGAGGCCGCCGAAACCCTGCTCCCGCTCGCCGAAAGCCACGGCATCACCATCGAGACCTCCGGTGAGCAGGCCCCGACCACCGGCTCCCCCGCGCTCCTGCTGCAGGTGACCACGAACCTCCTGCACAACGCGATCGTGCACAACCTCCCCGAGCAGGGCACGGTGTGGGTCACGACCGGCGTTCACGCCGGGAAAGCGGTGCTCACGGTCGAGAACACCGGCCAGCCGGTCTCCGCCAAAATGGCTTCCACGCTGGTCGAACCTTTCCAGCGCGGCACCCAGCGCGTCCGCACCGACCACGCGGGAGTCGGCCTCGGCCTGGCGATCGTCCAGAGCATCACCCGGGCCCACGACGGCACCCTCACCCTCACCCCCCGCTCCGGCGGCGGGCTCCACGTCACGGTGCGGCTGCCCGCGGCCGGAGCGCAGCGCTCATGA